A part of Periophthalmus magnuspinnatus isolate fPerMag1 chromosome 19, fPerMag1.2.pri, whole genome shotgun sequence genomic DNA contains:
- the c19h10orf88 gene encoding ATPase PAAT — protein MVDVSSSWVCESEGQSLSDVLIIHNNEDPNENHEVNCVTAPVLLSQPEESAPCVLSLNCRSSSVIRRLEFVTEARTVEIYDQSGEYCGTVRGERDTSIDTDSPDSGPFYRKQLVLDHPSASCEVKLLSLCGRRCVRVFSIAVGVEALHSSVSVNHSIDLQQVQSMMEEMGTSLSPGAQHLMDMVQFQQQNQTSSLSSLFPMLMGGRVMSQMVSPLQFTSSLAEAPSNQNGAMSHDSSDSTCSESSESRSPVSPAHITEMMSQLMKGHGQALDSAPDLLPVLQSVCGHVTQLRLDNAAALKEINNGTCECDAEMERRLEQMERRLKEHFDKRLDALEQKLDSVLNLALMNQSYPHLTPKTLTEEKILQATVNCD, from the exons ATGGTGGACGTCTCTTCCTCCTGGGTTTGTGAATCAGAGGGACAATCTCTGTCTGATGTCCTGATAATTCACAACAATGAAGACCCAAATGAGAACCATGAAGTGAATTG TGTTACAGCCCCAGTCCTCTTGTCTCAGCCGgaagagagcgccccctgtgtgcTGTCTCTGAATTGCAGATCCTCCTCTGTCATCAGGAGGTTGGAGTTTGTGACTGAAGCTCGCACTGTGGAGATATATGATCAGAGCGGAGAATACTGTGGGactgtgagaggagagagggacacgaGCATAGACACAGACAG TCCAGACTCTGGACCTTTCTACAGAAAACAGTTGGTTCTGGATCACCCCTCGGCCTCCTGTGAAGTCAAG CTGCTGTCGTTGTGCGGGCGGAGGTGTGTTCGGGTGTTCTCCATCGCAGTGGGAGTGGAGGCGTTGCATTCGAGTGTCTCCGTAAACCACAGCATCGACTTGCAGCAGGTTCAGTCCATGATGGAGGAGATGGGGACCAGTCTGTCTCCTGGAGCTCAGCATCTCATGGATATGGTGCAGTTCCAGCAGCAG AATCAGACGTCTTCTCTGAGTTCTCTGTTCCCGATGTTGATGGGAGGAAGAGTCATGTCTCAGATGGTCTCGCCGCTCCAG TTCACTTCCTCACTCGCCGAAGCTCCGTCCAATCAGAATGGAGCGATGTCACATGACTCCTCCGACTCTACCTGCTCAG AGAGCAGCGAGTCTCGCAGCCCAGTCAGCCCCGCCCACATTACGGAGATGATGTCACAGCTGATGAAGGGGCATGGCCAGGCTCTAGACTCCGCCCCCGACCTACTTCCTGTTCTGCAGAGCGTGTGTGGTCACGTGACTCAGCTCAGACTGGACAACGCCGCTGCACTGAAGGAGATAAACAACGGGACATG TGAGTGCGACGCTGAGATGGAGCGTCGACTGGAGCAGATGGAGCGGCGTTTAAAAGAACATTTCGACAAAAGACTCGACGCCCTCGAACAGAAGCTGGACTCTGTTTTAAACCTGGCTTTGATGAACCAGAGTTACCCACATTTAACCCCAAAGACCCTCACAGAAGAGAAGATACTCCAGGCCACGGTGAACTGTGACTGA
- the asb3 gene encoding ankyrin repeat and SOCS box protein 3 translates to MDFSEVYSDSMGSVSAAARSGSLVRVRDLVRSGFSLDVKDNRGWNCLHEGAAQGHKGCVREILRAAASSSSLDFRSFVNSQTHEGETPLFFAAQNGHPSVVKLLLRAKADVNLQTVDLSCPLYAAVDRGHTEVVQLLLLKGAEVNRSHTASCWTCLHQAVYKGHSEIVKLLSAVSDLESKDDHGITPLFVAAQYGRFSCLRTLIAAGACVDSQASDGASPLLLSSQEGHELCVSELLCHGADPNLSCSEEWTQLPLHAAAQFGRTEILQKLIPLTDRSIGHAPGQVSPLYLCVQSDQRGALQLLLREGFSPDAQDCKELLGLKSPLTQAVALALDDDHHSLDTVRILLSAGATVLRETWVLILKSDQPDLLQLVLDFRTIPGLSPQSRVLLGPGPRPRLGPALGSWRDFSEQEMQDLLEEALDQTQTGLVWMPLLLSAGLEPNALMNDRMFSKAPGPVLNLLLQNLDWSSLGPGLRLVLDQRKTDQTWAPLTVFDSIPSLSHLCRLNIRKVLGSASLMKTTILHQLPVPASLHHFLQFRDVQSAV, encoded by the exons ATGGACTTCTCGGAGGTCTACAGTGACTCCATGGGCAGTGTCTCGGCTGCGGCTCGGTCGGGGTCTTTGGTCCGAGTCCGCGACCTGGTTCGGTCCGGATTCAGTTTGGACGTGAAGGACAACCGCGGCTGGAACTGTCTCCACGAGGGCGCTGCTCAAGGGCACAAGGGCTGCGTCAGGGAGATACTCAGAGCCGCAG CATCGTCCTCATCTCTGGATTTCCGGTCCTTTGTGAACTCCCAGACTCACGAAGGAGAGACGCCCCTGTTTTTTGCTGCTCAAAATGGACACCCGTCTGTGGTTAAACTTCTGCTGAGAGCCAAAGCTGACGTGAACCTGCAGACCGTCGACCTGTCCTGCCCCCTCTACGCAg CGGTGGACAGAGGTCACACTGAGGTTGTGCAGCTGTTGCTTTTAAAAGGAGCAGAGGTGAACCGGAGCCACACTGCCTCCTGCTGGACGTGTCTGCACCAGGCGGTTTATAAG GGTCACAGTGAGATTGTGAAGTTGCTGAGTGCAGTTTCTGACCTGGAGTCTAAAGACGATCACGGCATCACTCCTCTGTTTGTGGCCGCTCAGTACGGGCGCTTCAGCTGCCTCAGGACCCTCATCGCCGCAG GTGCCTGTGTGGACTCCCAGGCCTCAGACGgagcctctcctctcctcctctcgtctcagGAGGGACATGAGCTCTGTGTGTCTGAGCTCCTCTGTCACGGGGCAGATCCAAACCTGAGCTGCAGTGAGGAGTGGACTCAGCTGCCGTTACATGCCGCCGCACAGTTCGGACGCACGGA GATCCTACAGAAGCTGATCCCGCTCACAGACCGCTCAATAGGCCACGCCCCCGGACAGGTGAGTCCGctgtatctgtgtgtgcagAGTGACCAGAGGGGGGCGCTGCAGCTGCTCCTGAGGGAGGGCTTCAGTCCAGATGCCCAGGACTGTAAGGAGCTGCTGGGGCTAAAGTCTCCTCTCACTCAGGCTGTGGCTCTGGCTCTTGACGACGACCACCACAG CCTGGACACAGTGAGGATTCTTCTGTCAGCTGGAGCCACAGTCCTCAGAGAGACCTGGGTTCTGATTTTAAAATCTGACCAACCGGACCTGCTCCAACTGGTCCTGGACTTTAGGACTATCCCCGGACTTTCACCCCAGAGTCGGGTCTTACTCGGTCCCGGTCCTCGTCCCAGGCTCGGTCCCGCTCTTGGGTCCTGGAGGGACTTCTCGGAGCAGGAGATGCAGGACCTGTTGGAGGAGGCCCTGGATCAGACACAGACTGGGTTGGTGTGGATGCCTCTGCTGCTGAGCGCtggactggagccaaatgcacTAATGAACGACAGAAT gttCTCCAAAGCTCCTGGTCCCGTCCTGAACCTCCTGCTCCAGAACTTGGACTGGTCCAGtctcggtcctggtttgagACTCGTCCTGGACCAGAGGAAGACCGACCAAACCTGGGCCCCTCTCACCGTCTTTG actCCATCCCGAGTCTATCCCACTTGTGCAGGTTGAACATCAGGAAAGTTTTGGGCTCGGCTTCGTTGATGAAAACTACAATTTTACACCAACTTCCTGTTCCTGCTTCATTACATCACTTCCTTCAATTCAGAGACGTCCAATCAGCTGTTTGA